The DNA window TGCACGTCCTGCAATTATTCAACGCGAATCGTCATaaagtgcgcgcgcgcatacgcGGATACAAAGGCTCTGcttgtaacgcgcgcgcgcgcgcgcgtacctAAAAGCGCTAAACCAGCCGGTTTCGTATTATTCCGCGCTTCCGCACACAGCTGAAAGTCGCATGTAATTGTTACCATCGAGGGGAGCAAAGGCGCGGAGGGGAGAGCATCTCCCCTCGTCGCTCCCCTCGTTCTTTCAACTGCAGCGGGGGGGGCCCACAGGGGAGCGGGGGAGCGAGAGGAGCGGGAAAGGGGACCCgggcgcgcacacacacacaaatacgAGCGAGCGTCTCTCGCTCGCGTGGCCATGCGTGAAGTCAGCCCCCAATGGCCAAACGTGAGTTTCACTCCGCTCGTTACGTGTATTTATAACTCCCGGCCGGTCGCACGCCGGCCGGGAGTTACAACAAACGACGGCTtatccgcgcgcgcgaataTATGTTATCGATTTTTCTCGATCTCCGTTCTGGTGTCACGATTATACATCGCGATTATGTACGTGGTACACGCGACACACGTCCACGCGAGCGCGCGCACGCCGCGCCGGCTTGCAGCGTTACGTAACgtatttgcgcgcgcgcgcgtttctaTTAATGTCGCTAATCGGTCGAGTATTAATCACGGCCGTCCGTGACGCCAGAACGTTAGTGTGAGCGCGGAGGAAGGGAGCACCGTAGGGACGATCCTTTCGACGACAATGCGGGGGTGGAGGGAACGAGGATCCCTGATGCGAAGGTCATgttttgaaaactttaaacAGGCTCAGACTTGCATCGACACGCACGGATTTGCATCGCCGCGAAAAATTTTGGGGCGCCGCGCCGCTTCTTCGAAATTCGACAAGAAGAgtgggagggagagaaaaaaagagagacgcTTTCGCCAAGTGTGGAGCACATCGCCCGAGGCCTTGGCAGAATGGCTGACTTGTAATTTCAAGATCACTTGTTGTTACGTGATGCTACACTCACTCTTgtaatgtgtataaaaatagtaatatgttattaaatagcTATTTCTCATCGAGCAGAATagctttttaaattagaagttcaaatataaaacagtTATCGCACATTCCTAAAGACAAAGACTTAAAACATGAAACATTGTCTTGAAAttgtactaattgtaagatattaaatctgtttaaaattcccaaaatttttttttttttgaaacaagataaatatatattcggACGTTGGAGGttgggagaaaaaaagaaagaaagcgaAGATTCTAATTGCAAAAAGTGTAAGCAACCACGATATTAGACCTATAAAAACACGTTGGAAAACAATCGAAAGCGACAACAGATTTAACGATAACGATGAtatctttgtttttgaaaatatcttgGCCCGTATTCAGAACACGCTTGTAAAGATGTTAACGCGCATTTTTGTCATTCTATCTTTGTCGTTCGTGTGACGTAAAACAGGAACAGAATTttgtcagaaaaaaaaagaataatcttTATAAGCGTACTTTAAATATGGGAGTGAGGGGGGAGTCTTCACGTTCATTTTCTACTAATGTAGactaactttaatctcggtttaaaagttacctctttctcttctgacttttggaaaaagataaaaagtaagttaaaccgagattaaagttaatccaCATCGGTAGAAGTGGACGTTAACGCGTGTCGAAGTTTAATCCTCCTCGAATATCTCCCTGGCGCTTTGAATTTATCGACGATGTGCAATTTCAGCATTTATGAAACACCCTGTGTTCCCGATGATAAGGGGATATCAACAGACTCTCGTTATCGCTACACGTAAACGATCATAAGATGACTTTGTATAGCGCGCCTAGTGTACACACATAAGGCAAAGATTATATttcgccttttttttttttaaagatgccCCGCGTCGGTTCTTTTATTTTCCGTAATTTCCTAGATAATTCTCCGGATTAGTGCGCTCCGTATGTAGGCGCTCGCTCGCCCCGAGGCCGCTCCCGTGTAATTGTTGTACACCGGCGAAATGCccaaggaaaaaggaaaaagaaggagaaagaaaaaaagaaaggggaaaaaaaagaagaaacgacGAGGCTTCACGGTGCATTTTGATGATTATTACCTCTAGTCCGTCGGTTTTTGCCGCGCGAACcggtttttaataaaattcagcTCTTCGATTATGTCGTCGGACGTACGATGCAATCGGAGAGCGCATCGCCCGAGCCGGCGAGGTACGAAGGAGACGGAACGAGCGAGCGGGCGAGCGAGAGACGAAGAGAGGGAGCGAGCGAAGGGGAGTGAGAAATGGGaagggaggagagaggagCGGGAGATAGAGGCACTTATAAAGCGGGGAAAAAGggggagagagacagagactGACGAGGCAGCACAGAAACGAGCGGGACGGCGGCGAACGTCATGTTATTCGCGATCACGTACTCGCCTCCACGTAAGCGAAACAAAGAGATCGATCGCCCCGAGTTGCGAGGAGCGACGACCATACAgctggggggagggggagggggaatctccctttctccttctctctctctctctctttcactttttccttttcgatTTACAGAAACGTACGGTGATTCGCGCGGTCTCCTCTCGCGGTCCCGCGACCCGcgaaattaatatgttttgatCGACATGAGAAGCTAAGCTAACGCGAAAGTTGATCGCGTTGccgcgccggccggccggccggcatTATTATCGGCGCGCTTATTTgcacgcgagagagagagagagcgcgatcGCGCGAGCCCGTCGCAGATAAAAGCGCCACTTCCGATAGAGATGTTATTCTCCAGAATCTCTACACACGGCCTGTGTTGTTTCACCCCGACGTCCGTCCACCCGCGCGGTTTCGCGGAGATCGTCGGGGATTTATGCGTTCGCCGTCCCCGGTTTGCGGAGAggagcggggggggggggactcGCGGAATCGGTGCACGCTGCAAATCCGACCGATCGCCATAAGACTCAAacgatctctctctccctccctctctcgccACGCGGATGTTTTGTACGCCTGATATACGCCGTTTTCAGCTGATGCCGCTTCAAGTGGCcgtatatgtattaataaacgcGCGATAAGAGCGAGCATACACTGTCGATATAATCATTctatataaagattaatacGCGACACGCGATCGCGTTTGCTGATCGCACGGCGATACGGCTCGGTAGATCTGGTGGACGACGCGCATCATGTACGCGAGGGATCCCTTTGGATTTTCACGGATCGCCGGAGCCATAGCTccgaatttatattatagaaagatCGTCGGAACCTGTCGGGCGGGTTCTCGAATCTTTCTCGGCGGACTGTCACGGATTCTTAGGACCGGGTGATCCAAGGGGTATTGTTGGGGCCCTCGTAGTTGTATTTCATCTACGAAGCCCCTTCGGTGTCACAGGTGTTCGGTATCCGCTCCTCCGTGTTTCGCGTATTATTTCCCGTATTCGATCCCTTCTCACCTCGTATGTACATATTCGTCGATTTGAAATTCGCTCGCGAAGTCAACAGAATCTATCAAGGTAGAACAGGATAAACAGGAAGATTATCCGTTCAACGCTAAGGTATACTCACAACGCTGCTTTCAAACTTCAAACTCGGTTTTACCTTCTTCTGCCTTTTTCGagaattagaagaaaaaaccAGAAGGAGTAAATTGGACCAAGTTTTTTGAGCTGCGTTTTGGCGTTTAAGAGAATCTCTTTTCTTGTATCGAAATCGCGAGATGTACAAAGAGATAACTTTTCCCTCATCACCTTTCTCCTTAATCGCTTTTTTTTGCGCGCGTTCCCTCTTCCCCCGCGATTTCCATAATCGCGGCGGTTTCTCGTGCCGGGCGCGTTAATAATCGCGTCGTGAATATGAGGCTTTTAACCGACCGAATGCATCTCGGTCGGATCTATTGTCCGAACGTGACCGtctttgtattaaaactaaCGGCGCCCGTAAAACGGCACAAGAGAGCGCGCTAATCTCGTAACTCTCGTTACATAAATCCTCTCTCGCGTGCGACCCAACGTGTCCTCCGGATTAGAGGccgataaaaagaagaaaaatgaaagagagagagagagagagagagagagagagagagagagagagagagagagagagagagagaaggcaCTTATCACGTACAACCTATTTGTCGATATTTGCGCGAAAAATAATTCGTCGACGAAAGCGCAAACAACATTTCCTCCCCTCCGTTTCGTAACGTACGTGACGGGGCGACTTGCGGACAGCAAAATAGAGCGGTATCGCAATAAACGGCACGAAACGGCGTGTCGAATCGGTTGTTATTCGTTTAAAAgtgaagagaggagagaaatgATGATTAATCGTCGCCGGTGCAGGGCGACGTGGAGaatgaagagaaaaaaaaaaaagggtacGATTAAAAGCAGCGCGATTTCCTTACGCGCGACGATAAAATAAGTGTATCGCGCGTATCGAATGAATCACCGTCGTCTGAAACCGTGCGACCGGTAGAGCTTTAAGATCGCAAACGTGAGCGAGCGCTTTTCGACGCAATCGGAAATCTTACGCAATGCGTACGATTTTTTTGCAACGAGCTTTTATAAGGTCTAGTTATTCTCCTTGATTTCTCATTAACAACGTCACGGTGGAAACCCCCACGATTGAAAAAGAATATCTTTTCTCGActgagaattttaataaagaaattcgtATTTAAGGCCACGTTACGCACATTATgtacatgtaaaaataatctttactCGTGTGACGTGAATTTCGATAAGAAACTcatatatttaagatcgtaatatcattttacatgtaatattatgTCTATGTATTGTACATAATTTCTGTCGAGGgaagatcttttttttaatcctgatTCCTATCGTGACAGCTTTTTACCATAACCTTCGTTATAGCCAGGGTCAGCTGATCCCGTGCTACAGCAAAACATAACACACCTCATTCTGAATTTCTAAAACAGGTTCTCTCCCCTCCGGAGGACGTGCGTGTCCTCCTCTCGGAGCGGAGCGCACGTATATccgttctttttattttacaccggcaactctctctctctctctctctctctctctcctctttctcgATTTTCGTCAAAATCGCCTACGCTAAAAAAAATCCGCTACCGTACCGCGGGATACCCGCGTATAGGTAATTTCACCTGCGATTTAATACGCGGCGTTAAAAGCCGCGATAAAAGGTTGCACGCGACGTAATGCACGTAGTCGACGAGACGAGAGATGTCGAGatgagggagagaaagagaaagagagagagagaaagaaagagagcgagaaggaaggagaaagagaagaaaacaaAACGAGCATCGtgggtgaaaaaaaaaactcgatgTACCGTCGTCACCGACGGCAACAGCGGATAGGTCCCCACCGAGCCGGAGGACGCTTCTTCTCTCGCACATGTTCGCTCACGCACGCTCTCGCTCCGGCTTGGAACGAGGGTGCCGAGCGCGGCCGAAGGCCGGCGCGAGCGCCGGCGGAAACGGCCGAAGCGCCGGACGCACTGCCGAAACGTCACGTAGGCGGTGTTGCTAGGCGGTCGCGCGGCGGCGTCGCGCGGCGAGGGGGGGGAGTGGCCCCCGCTGGATGGGATCCCCGTATATAAGTCGCGTCAGCGACGGCCGGCCGATCAGTTGGAAGGGTGCACTTGGTCGTGGCGTTGATTCGTGGAGCTTGCGCCGCGGTTATTATAGACACACATAGCTCTCCGGTGAAAGCTCCGGTGGTACGATCCGACAAATATATATCGCCGATCGCGATTGTGTCCAATCGCGTCGACCTGCTGTTCCACCCCGTGGCCGCCGGTATTGTCTCGCGTGCCCGACGACGGTATCGTCTATCGTTCGACGAGGTCACCTCCCCGAGGGAAATCGCGCTGTCGTCCGGCGTAGCTGTACACGAGAGAGCCGTGTCCATTGTGCTGGACGTCCCCGCGAGATCATGGAGGTCCTGCCGTGTCCCGTCAACGTCGACTTCAGCAACACCCGAGGTAAGTGTTCCGCGATTCGTCGATTCCTGTACGGTCCTTTTAATTTTCGCATGTCCATTGTCTTCGTCGTTCTCCTCTTCCTTCTACTCCCTCGGAGCGAGTCCGTTGTTCTCAGCTGACAACGCCGGCTGGGGATCAGCTGATTTTTGCTTTCGCGAACACGGCCGTTTTCGTCGGCCGCATCGTTCCAGAAATCTCTCGCTCCTTCGCGAACGGAGATTTCCAGAGGCTCTTACCGGCGATTTACCGGCGAAACCTCGAATTATAGTTGCGTCAGCGTCGGTCTTCCGATCGTGCGAGGAGGAGAGTCGTGGGGGCGAGCGGCGGGAGGttggggaggggaggggatgCCCTTCGCTGCCGCTTTTCCGTGTTCCCCTCCCGGACGTCGAGCTCGCCGCTCACGTACTCGTTGCTTTTCGGCATGTTTATAAGGAAATTTTCCGAAAAACTtagctctctctttctctctcactctctctgtctctttcgaGCTCGAGCTCGCGGTAAATAAATACGAATTAACAGACGCGATGGGTGAGAAGGGACGTTAATTGCCCCTTCGAGTCGCCGCGGAATACGAACGAGGTTTTATCGCCTAACGAGATGCGAGAAATGTGTAaccgtttctttctctctctctctcgagatAAGCAAGCCTAACTTGCTCCGCTTTCTATTTTCGATTCCTGCGATTTTCATACGACGGCGACGAGGTAGATGTTTTCGGAAAAGATTAGAGCACGAAAACGGAGGGGGCGGGGGGTATTTAAATGGAGCATTGCGATTTTCGTTAAGCGCGACAGGAAgagataaggaaaaaaaaatcgaggtCAAACGAGTCGTACGTTCTCTACCGACAAACTCGCCTCGTCTTCGCCGGCCGCTAGAAACAATGGCAGGCTCGAGATAGCCGGCCGGATTGATcgacacagaaaaaaaaaaagaaacgttatACGGTTCAGATGTTCTTTCGTCGATCGAAGAATCGAAACGTCCGGAAggagggggaaggggagggggaatTCGACGCGTCCCCTTTCCTAACGAACTGGTGTTCTTTGTTACGTGTGTCGGTGTGTTTGGAATAGAATATAATGAAACCGATGATATCATCGCCCGCGATTAATCGAGATTACGGCCGTGATCGGGTTAACGCGAGCGTAATGATCCAAAAAATCTAAACGGGGGGAATcgcgattaaaattatattggcGCTCAGGATTACGTTTAGGTGGAATGACAGATAACGTGAATCATCGTCGTCGTGCagcaaaaatatgtttttctgCTTCGCGGCCGCGGCTCTCGATTACATCCCACAATCTCGCGGAGATATCGGTCGATTTAATGGTCTAAGATTACGTCAGATTCGTACACTTTTGTATCTCGGGAGATATTGTGCAGAAagcatttcatatttttcaccGAGCACTTAATTTCTGAGATATTTTCTAGgcgaaagtttttttttccctaaattaaattacgagTCAACTTGActtcgtattaaaaaaaaatttttttttttaaataaagtacgaactatttttgtttaaaaacaaatacaaagtatttttgtttaaacaaaatacaaagtcaatttaactttgattttatttagatttaatttgtttttttataaagctcgttttttataaataatttgtgcggtttgtaatttttaaatttttttttgacttTACATTTACTGACCCATAGTTGCATTTAGTGACCCATAATTTTGTTTGATGTTGTTAACTTCTAAAtgtcttatttaatttcttgattCAGACTAACGAAACAATTAGGTCGGCTcgaataaattctatttagtAAGAGTAATTGGGTGACGAGGGAAGAGGAAAGGCGATATCTAGTTGAGCCGTCTGTAGGCctgaaaatagaagaaaaagtgATCCGCCACTTTCTTTTCAATTGACCGCTTTAGCGTTTAGCTGCTGGCTCTCAACGGGAAGCTGGGAGAGTGCGCGCGCGCTTAATTCcccatttaattaattgttacagCTGGAAGCGAGACGGACGAATTGGATGGTGCCTGTCAGGCGCTGGCGAAGAGGCTGGAGGTCGAGCTCAGAAGGGCCAAACACGCCCAGCTGGCTTGCGGCGAAGTCCTCCTACCGGCCGATTTGCTGCCCAAGATAGCCAAAGATGTACTTACAATGGCGGAGAACGAGCCCTGTGGACTTCGGTAAGTGGAGTGGCTTTTCCTTCTGTCGCCGGGCGAAAAACCGGTGCCCCCCCCTCCTTCACCCCGTTCGATTCGAGACTGAACAATTCGggaattcaaataaatattatttcgcgCAACAAGTGTCTGTCTAGAAAAACGTCGTGAAACTTTTCTGCGACTTGTTTTTCACTGAATAATGTTGAAGGTGATCTCGGTAATTGTATCTATTACTCGTAGCGAGGTCTTTTTCCTACTAAAAGGTTGATCGAAtttcattacttttaaattttaataattttattaatttttattgaagattgatattagaaataaaagtacaGCGAAAATTTTGCTTGAGAGCAGATTTTTTATCGCGGTAAATTAAACGTTTTTCTAATCAATATACTGTTTATTTTCAATAGGTTTGTTGTATTCTTGTTTCAGAGGCTGCACGTTATTCATCAGCTTCGAGACGGACAGCATGTGCCGCAAACTATCGAGAATACAGTGCGATCCCAGCACTGTATCGACGTTCGAGCTTTATCTCACGCTGAAGCAGGACCACACGTCCTGGCACATGCTGCTGCCTCAATTCTTAAAGTGAgtaggaaatatttttacgagaTAAAATCTTGCGGTCAAAGCAcctgattttaaattatttaaagttatgttgatttaatttttaattaaaaattttattttaaaattacataaatttaatcttagaacttaattttttgcaatgaaAAAGTATCtggcttattttttttgttcgatTATCGTCAACGCCGACAACACATATCCTGTTATGTTTCATAATTGGCCGTTGTTATTCACATCTCTTCACTTCGATAAGATGAAGTGGTATCGTTTTTGCTCGCTTGGGTCGTACGATTAGATCGTATCTTAACAATTTTGATCCATTCAGCTTTTTCTCTCCTGCAAACATCGCGCCGCGAAAACATTGCATAATTTGTAGATAATGCGATCAACTGCCTGAGATATAGCGAAACTAAAAACTcgattcgtttttttttccagaaatCTCACGCGTGGTGGCACCATCATGATCAGTAGGGACTTCACTTTGCAAAAGAAGAAACTCTACAGGTCTTTCCAGCAATCTCATTGAGAGACTTCGCGATTAAACACTGGGGTTTTGCACGTTTAACGATTCACTCGTTTTGCTTCAACGGGTGCCGCCATTTTTGTCAGTCTGTCGCCCTGTGGGGGTCAGCCAAATTTGTACAAGAATATCAGAAGACcaggaaacaaaaaaaaagctaAGACGGCGGAAGCAGTAATGCAGACCTGAGGTTAGATTTCGTCGTTGTAACGGCACGCTGTAAAACCATTCGCGTACCAAGGTCGCAATTGCGCGAAAGATGTTGCGTTTAACCCTTTAACTTACAGATTACACATTTGAATTTTTCTAAATGATTGACATTTCACTTACGAGAGATCGTAGAGGCTTTTTGAACGAGGATACTCGCACGCACGAGTGCGGGAATGCGAGAATTATTATGTGTGTTTAGAATTTATTCATTGGATATGTAAAGAAAATGAACTAGTTCGTAGAAATACTGCTTTATATACGATGTAAAATAGTTGCAGTCTGTGCGCAACAGTTTTACGAAGTTAAATCTTGTGTCGAAGGTCTAGTAATGCATggaaatcgaaaaaaaaattgaacaatcTTTGTGTCCACAGATCTAATAGTTTAACAAAACCGAAGCAACTATACCGAAAGATTTCAGACATCTCAATCTATTAGAACTGAAAATTGAAGAATCCAGAATTATAAATCCGAGAAAAAGTTAAACGATTAGATTCGAGGGACactgaaattgaaaaaaaaaaaaactttgcaaGGCTAGTTTGTAAGATGTACTCGTACGTAGAATTTGAAGATCGTTGGAGCTGCAAAACCGTAGAATTTAAGGCTTCCAAATCTAGGAATCTAGATTTGGAATTTACAAGTATTGTAACGGTAAGGATGAATCTAACGTTCTCACTGTTGAACGGTAAAGTTCAGTTAAAGGGTTAACGATAACAGAATCGCTCTTTGTGTTTTGTCTGCTGTCACCATGCAATACTGTATTCAAGGAGAGAGGCCTATTACGCGTTCGATAATTGTGATAGCGCGAGACAAGTTCTAGTAGTAGCAGATCTAATATCGCGAGGTGGCTCTCGCGTCTTCGTTCTTGAAGAGGATATGTGATTATAAGACTTGTAACAAATTTCACGTGATACGTAGCGAATACGATTAGTTTTTAGAGAGCGCGTTTTACTGATTAATATCGTAGTGAGGTAGCTATTAGTCGCGTCGGATGTTTAGTGACGATCCTTCGAAGCTCGTGCGTCTCTCACACGCAGACgagcacacacatacacacatacacagacACATACACGCATCGTTCATTTTTCATtgtgaaatgtaaaagaatcaTGTTAGAGTAATGTGGCAGCATATTTCCCAAATAGGAACCTTAGATGAAAATCTTGCGGGACAGTCCTAGAAAAATGGATACCAATGGGATTTTCGAATTACTGTTGATATTAATATCTAGAATAAATTcgaatatataatcatataatcgAATTACTTACATTGAGAAGCagaattaagaatttaaataatccaCATTTTTCAGAAGTTTCACACTTTTCTGAGAAATggttttgttttctttct is part of the Monomorium pharaonis isolate MP-MQ-018 chromosome 2, ASM1337386v2, whole genome shotgun sequence genome and encodes:
- the LOC105828766 gene encoding protein charybde, producing MEVLPCPVNVDFSNTRAGSETDELDGACQALAKRLEVELRRAKHAQLACGEVLLPADLLPKIAKDVLTMAENEPCGLRGCTLFISFETDSMCRKLSRIQCDPSTVSTFELYLTLKQDHTSWHMLLPQFLKNLTRGGTIMISRDFTLQKKKLYRSFQQSH